The Candidatus Denitrolinea symbiosum DNA window CCCCGCGCCGACTCCGCCTTCCCTGCCGACGGACGCGCCCCTCCCGCCGCCCGCCGCGACCTCCGTCCCGTTCTATCTGAACCTGACGCTGAATCCCACCGACAAAAACGAGACGGGACAGGACCCCGCCGACTACACCGTCGCCGCGCAAATCCCCACGCTGACCGGCAGCGACGATCCTCGCGTGACGGCCTTCAACGCCCTGGCCGCCTCCATCGTCCAGCAGGGCGTGGACGAGTTCAAATCCACCATGACCGACCTCCAGCCCCTGCCCGACATCGGCGCGGCCAGCGGATATACCTTGAAATACACGTCGCTTTCCGCGCAGCCGGGATACGTCAGCATCAAGTTCGAATCGGAGGGATATGTCGAGGGGATGGCGCACCCGTACCACGTCTCCCGCTCGCTCAACTACGACCTGGAGACGGGGGAGGAGATCAGCCTGGATTCCCTCTTCACGTCGGACTCGTCCTACTTGCAAGTCATCGCCGATTATTGCGCCGCCCAACTCCAGACGCGCGATATCGGCTTCACGGATATATTCACCGACGGCGCGAAACCTACCGCCGAGAATTACCAGGTCTGGAACATCACCCCCGACGGCCTGCTGATCACGTTCAACGAATACCAGGTCGCGCCGTACGCCGCGGGCCCGCAGACGGTCCTCGTCCCCTACGCGGAACTCGCCTCCATCATCAACCCGCAGGGCGCGCTGGCTGGCTACCTGCCGTAAACGCAAAAATGGGGGGAATGGCTCGGAGTAACTAATGACAGCAGTAGAGCGAGATGGTATCTCGCTCTACATCATTTGTTTGAACCCATTACCCAAAAATGAAGTCCGGGTCTTTTGTCATCCATAACTGGGCGTATCCCCGATGATCTCCCAGCCGCGTTCCAGCGCGGTGGACTTCAACTTCTCGTCGGGATAAACCGCCACAGGATGTTCGGCGTGTTCGAGCAGGGGGATGTCCTGCTCGGTGTCGCCGTAGGCAAAGTCCACGCGCGCCGCGTTCAGGCGTTGCAGCACTTTTTCGATTTTGTGTTCCGCCGCCGCCAGGTCTCCCGCGACCCGCACGCGTCCATTCCGATATTCGACCGGCGTGCCGATGGTCTGCGCGCCGACGCGCCGCGCGAACGGCTCGATGATCGGCTCGACCACGCTGCTCGCGATGTAGACTTGCGCGCCGTTTTGCCGATGTTCGACCAGGCGCGCGATCACGTCCTCGCGGCGTTTGACCCACAGGTCGTGTTCGACGGCCCATTCGCCGATTTCCTGCATCTTCTCTGGGGTGGCGTTCCGCACCAGGGACAGGCTGTTGACCATCAAGCCCTGTCCCCATTTCTGCCAGTCAATCCAGCGGCGTTTCGCCAGAAAATAAGACGGCGCGATCGAAGCCATGTAGAGTTTTGCCTGCCACTTGCTCTGGCGATGTCTCACCCAATCCACCAGTCCCAGCACCGGCGAGCCGGTACTGAGCGTTCCCATCATGTCTGAAATGACGATCATGTTTCCTCTATTGTTTGTACACGGATTTCACGGAAACGGCGGACTTTCACAGATCTTTTAAATTTTTCCGTGCAAATCTTCAAAGTCCGCGTCATCCGTGTACCAAACCAAGACAAATTAAAGAGTCGCTACTCCGCCTCCCGCATCCAGCGCTTCACCGCCTCCTGTGGATGACGGTGATTCGCCAGCGCGTCCAGCAGTTTTTCGGGGTCGGATTCGCAGCACAGGGCATCGCGGTGTTCGCGGAAGATGAAGCCCTCGTCAACGGCGTGATCCACCATGGCGAGCAGCGGCGCGTAATAATTGCGGAGGTTGAGCAGGCCGATCGGTTTTTGGTGCGCGCCGGTCTGCGCCCAGGTGATGGTCTCGAACAACTCGTCGAACGTGCCGAAACCGCCGGGCAGGGCAATGAAGCCGTCGGAGAGGGCGTTCATGCGAGCCTTGCGCGCGTGCATGTCTTCGGTCACGTCCATGCGCGTCAAACCGGCGTGCGCCAGCGGGTTGGTGTGCATCGAAGGGATGATCACGCCGACCGCCTCGCCGCCCGCCTCCAGCGCGCCGTCGGCGACCGCGCCCATCAGTCCCGTCTTGCCGCCGCCGAAGACGAGTCGCATCCCGCGCCGGGCCAGGACGCGGCCCATCGTCCGCGCGCCCGCCAGATAGTCCGCGTGGACCGAATCGGACGATCCGCAAAAAACGCAAATGGATTTCATGTCGCAACTTTAACCCAATTTGGCAAAACGCGCCATGTTAGAGTTGTATTAGTCAAAGCGCCGTATGCTTGACTCGCCAAATTGAAGGATTACAATTCAGGCGATGGACTACAAAGACTATTACAAAATTCTCGGCGTGGAGCGCAAAGCCGGCGCGGACGACATCCGCAAGGCCTATCGCAAACTCGCGCTCAAATATCATCCCGACCGCAACCCCGGCGACAAGGCCGCCGAGGAGCGCTTCAAGGAAGTCAACGAAGCCTACCAGGTCTTGAGCGACGAGCAGAAGCGCGCCCGCTACGACCAACTCGGCAGCGCCTACTCCAACTGGCAGGGACGCGGCGCGCCGGGCAACTTCGATTGGGGACAATGGACGACCGGCGGTCAACGCGTGAACGTGGAAGACCTGAACGACCTGTTCGGCGGCGCGGGCGGGGACGCGTTCTCCGAATTCTTCCGCTCGATCTTCGGCGGGATGGGCGGCGCGTCTGCCCGGACCCCGGGCCGGGCGCGCCAGGCAACGGGCTACCAGCAGCCCCTCGTCATCTCGCTCGAGGAGGCCTTCAACGGGACGACTCGCCAGTTGCAGTCCGAGGCGCGCCGCGTGCAGGTGAAGATTCCCCCCGGCGTGCGGACCGGCTCCAAAGTGCGCGCGGCCGGCGCGGGTCCCAGCGGCGCGGACGTGTACCTCATCATCGAGATCGCGGACGACCCGCGCTTCGAAATTGACGGCGACAACCTCCGCGCAACCGCCAGCGTGGACGCGTTCACCGCCATGCTCGGCGGCCAGGCCGAAGTGGAGACGATGACCGGCAAGGTCAAGTTGACCATTCCCGCCGGGACGCAGCCCGACCAGGTCTTCCGCCTCGCGGGGCGCGGGATGCCGCACCTCAAAAACCGCAGCCAGAAAGGCGACTTGTTCGTGAAGTTGAAGGTTCAGGTGCCAAAGTATCTTTCCAACAAACAACGCGAATTGATCGAAGAAGCCTCGAAGATCAAATTTTAAGAACCTGTCTGTAAACGCGCGCCGCCTCGCATAAGAGACGTTCTCCAGGAGACTGTTTCTTAAGTACGCGGATGACGCGGAGTTGACGCATTCTCGCGGATGGAATCATTAAAAAATCCGTGCTTGTCCGTGCAATCCGTCAAATCCGTGTACAAAAAGGAGTGAAGAAACACTCTAACGTCGGCATAAGATGTCAAATGAAAGGAAAAGAATGAAACGAATAGCAATTGCTTTATCGGTACTGGTTTTGGCAATGCTGGCCTGCTCGCTGGTTCAACCCGCCGCGCCGACCGCGCCGACCGCGCCGGTTGCGCCGGTCGTCCAGCCCCCGGCGCAATCCTCGGCCTCGGTCGTGAACTCGACGCAAAACCAGGAAGCGTTCGCGGCGCTCTTCCAAAACGTGAGCGCCGGCGTGGTCGCCATCAAGACGGTCGGCGCGCAGGCGGGCGCGCTCGGCTCGGGCTTCGTCTACGACGCGCAGGGACACATCGTCACCAACTACCACGTCGTGGAAGGCTCGAAGCAGGTGGAGGTGGACTTCACCAGCGGATTCAAAGCCTACGGGACGGTCATCGGCACGGACCTCGACTCGGACCTCGCCGTCGTCAAAGTGGACGCGCCCGCCGCGGAACTGCGCCCGCTCCCGCTCGGCGATTCGGACGCGCTGCAGGTCGGGCAGACGGTCATCGCCATCGGCAACCCCTTCGGGCTGAACAGCACCATGACGACCGGCATCGTTTCCGCGCTGGGACGCACGCTCGATTCGATGCACCAGACCTCCGGCGGAGGCGTCTTCACCGCCGGCGACATCATCCAGACCGACGCGGCCATCAACCCCGGCAACTCGGGCGGTCCGCTCTTCAACCTGAACGGCGAAGTGATCGGAGTCAACCGCGCCATCCGCACGGTCAACTCCACCAACACGGGCGACCCGCTCAACTCGGGAATTGGGTTCGCAATCTCGTCGAACATCATCCGACGCGTCATGCCGAGCCTGATCCAAAACGGATATTACGACTATC harbors:
- a CDS encoding Rossmann fold nucleotide-binding protein, with product MKSICVFCGSSDSVHADYLAGARTMGRVLARRGMRLVFGGGKTGLMGAVADGALEAGGEAVGVIIPSMHTNPLAHAGLTRMDVTEDMHARKARMNALSDGFIALPGGFGTFDELFETITWAQTGAHQKPIGLLNLRNYYAPLLAMVDHAVDEGFIFREHRDALCCESDPEKLLDALANHRHPQEAVKRWMREAE
- a CDS encoding molecular chaperone DnaJ, encoding MDYKDYYKILGVERKAGADDIRKAYRKLALKYHPDRNPGDKAAEERFKEVNEAYQVLSDEQKRARYDQLGSAYSNWQGRGAPGNFDWGQWTTGGQRVNVEDLNDLFGGAGGDAFSEFFRSIFGGMGGASARTPGRARQATGYQQPLVISLEEAFNGTTRQLQSEARRVQVKIPPGVRTGSKVRAAGAGPSGADVYLIIEIADDPRFEIDGDNLRATASVDAFTAMLGGQAEVETMTGKVKLTIPAGTQPDQVFRLAGRGMPHLKNRSQKGDLFVKLKVQVPKYLSNKQRELIEEASKIKF
- a CDS encoding serine protease, S1-C subfamily, which encodes MKRIAIALSVLVLAMLACSLVQPAAPTAPTAPVAPVVQPPAQSSASVVNSTQNQEAFAALFQNVSAGVVAIKTVGAQAGALGSGFVYDAQGHIVTNYHVVEGSKQVEVDFTSGFKAYGTVIGTDLDSDLAVVKVDAPAAELRPLPLGDSDALQVGQTVIAIGNPFGLNSTMTTGIVSALGRTLDSMHQTSGGGVFTAGDIIQTDAAINPGNSGGPLFNLNGEVIGVNRAIRTVNSTNTGDPLNSGIGFAISSNIIRRVMPSLIQNGYYDYPYLGLSSMNDLSLPIIEALGLNSQTGAYVLDVAKGGPADQAGLKAGSQNTSIQGLMAGGDLIVAIDGRPIQTFDDLLRYLINNKAPGDEVTLTVLRGDQTVDIVVTLAKRPK